A part of Vicia villosa cultivar HV-30 ecotype Madison, WI unplaced genomic scaffold, Vvil1.0 ctg.000643F_1_1, whole genome shotgun sequence genomic DNA contains:
- the LOC131630086 gene encoding uncharacterized protein LOC131630086, which yields MVFKVITIIVPFADTIFSLPSKTQKTLSMEKPPTKRRTTTTRQKTTMKTTDSRPTPTTPTRRSARHANISHDPTPSEQTTEESQNPNLPLPSTQIVSAPQPTKPSSSHVSTQSSEGTSLVSSSFQAYDHPSEISTKEFISDDDVRALFNEKWRSLPIVAGKTVNLDSYSIWGYDINELAIATGWTNFLQLSDVFYPRLVRNFFAAIKPSESDTQLISSVKGRQITLTPELLCDILHVPNNGLHLFNDDWPSSYDLDIESYRLSITKHQTDRFVSANLEPLSHIIHNFCIHTILPRKGSMERITDKDLLVIYHFSKKTPLNIGYLVLNYIKHTGLRARSAPYGMLLTKIFKHFNVPLDDEDSFEINKILDASKLKRMKIPSLKRAPSPKPEAKSKRRRLVKQYAPTEPLTTGTESPNSPNSLTTNSPIPLSVALPNTADLESPQDPSPISPHASKSVSPNPKETTKQSPVITQCIDLTSTSPIPVESSPQIVVITQAPVSLQTETLSNVSSPPTLETSNTDMINIFALENLLSSPPSASAHQPPSPISPHTPASAQLSSLISMLEAELLTPPTSNQQTSIIPHVATYTSPTMITNPLSTTSPLNSPNSYKEPSPRRIQLSSINHTDSNDLTAQIEAFFNNSVQLSEQDDPIESHAMPSVPQPDPYVFQTNSPIFSSPKEDDDNSFNVQTLLAPRYDSSPPRNTTDKSNTLPQIPITSITSSFFNNFPSIGNRPPVYPRSATSSETVNPHQGVNLRSYTALQKQLMAYQKFWIDYVTEQVCPRFPGMPPPDPSQIQFPFLPLSSEATSDDEQSGS from the coding sequence ATGGTATTCAAAGTTATAACTATCATTGTTCCATTTGCTGATACTATATTCTCTCTTCCTTCCAAAACACAGAAAACCCTCTCCATGGAAAAACCACCCACCAAGCGCCGCACCACCACCACTCGACAAAAAACGACCATGAAAACCACTGACTCTCGACCAACACCCACCACTCCCACCCGTCGCTCAGCACGACATGCAAACATCTCTCACGATCCAACTCCCTCTGAGCAAACTACAGAAGaatctcaaaaccctaatcttccTCTTCCCTCAACCCAGATCGTCTCTGCTCCTCAACCCACCAAACCATCCTCCTCACACGTTTCCACTCAATCAAGCGAAGGAACCTCTCTCGTCTCCTCGTCTTTCCAAGCTTATGACCATCCATCTGAAATCTCAACAAAAGAATTCATCTCTGATGATGATGTTCGTGCTCTCTTTAACGAAAAATGGCGTTCACTTCCTATCGTCGCCGGCAAAACCGTCAACTTGGATAGTTACTCTATCTGGGGTTACGACATAAACGAACTCGCAATAGCCACAGGTTGGACCAACTTTCTCCAACTCTCTGATGTCTTCTACCCTAGACTAGTTAGAAATTTTTTTGCTGCTATTAAACCCTCTGAAAGTGATACACAGCTAATCTCATCTGTAAAGGGTCGTCAAATAACCCTAACTCCAGAGCTCCTTTGCGACATTTTGCATGTCCCAAACAATGGACTTCATCTCTTTAATGATGACTGGCCCTCATCTTATGACCTAGACATTGAATCCTACAGACTCTCAATCACCAAACATCAAACTGACCGTTTTGTGTCTGCCAACCTTGAACCCCTCAGCCATATCATTCATAACTTCTGCATTCACACTATCCTTCCAAGAAAAGGCAGTATGGAACGAATCACTGATAAAGACCTCCTTGTTATCTATCATTTCTCAAAGAAAACTCCTCTCAATATAGGATATTTGGTGCTCAACTATATCAAACACACTGGTCTTAGAGCAAGAAGCGCCCCCTATGGTATGCTTCTTACCAAAATATTCAAGCACTTTAATGTTCCTCTGGACGATGAGGATTCCTTCGAGATCAACAAAATCCTGGATGCCTCCAAGTTGAAGCGCATGAAAATTCCTTCACTCAAGCGTGCACCATCACCTAAACCTGAGGCCAAATCAAAGCGCAGGCGTCTTGTCAAGCAATATGCTCCAACTGAACCTTTAACAACAGGTACTGAATCTCCCAACTCTCCAAACAGCCTGACCACAAATTCTCCCATTCCATTATCTGTGGCTCTTCCAAACACTGCTGACCTAGAATCCCCACAAGACCCCTCACCGATCTCTCCTCATGCCTCTAAATCCGTATCTCCAAACCCAAAGGAAACAACTAAACAATCTCCTGTAATCACACAATGCATTGACCTCACATCTACATCACCAATCCCAGTAGAATCCTCACCACAAATAGTTGTCATCACTCAAGCTCCAGTTTCTCTCCAAACTGAAACTCTCTCAAATGTTTCAAGTCCTCCAACCCTAGAGACTTCTAACACTGACATGATCAACATTTTCGCTCTTGAAAACCTTCTCTCAAGTCCTCCTAGTGCTTCAGCTCATCAACCACCCTCACCAATATCTCCTCACACTCCTGCTTCAGCTCAGCTGTCCTCACTCATATCCATGCTTGAGGCTGAATTATTAACTCCACCCACTTCAAATCAACAAACTTCAATTATTCCCCATGTTGCCACATACACTTCCCCTACTATGATAACAAATCCTCTCTCCACGACCTCACCTCTGAACTCTCCAAATTCCTACAAAGAACCTTCTCCTAGAAGAATTCAACTCTCCTCCATCAATCATACAGACTCCAATGATCTCACTGCTCAGATTGAAGCTTTTTTTAATAACTCCGTTCAGCTATCTGAACAAGATGATCCTATAGAATCACACGCCATGCCTTCTGTTCCACAACCTGATCCTTATGTCTTCCAAACAAACTCTCCAATATTTTCTTCTCCAAAGGAAGATGATGATAACTCCTTCAATGTTCAAACACTGCTTGCTCCGAGGTATGACTCATCACCTCCTAGAAACACCACCGATAAATCCAATACCCTTCCTCAGATTCCCATCACTTCCATCACATCCTCATTTTTTAACAACTTCCCCAGCATTGGTAATCGTCCTCCCGTTTATCCTCGATCTGCAACCTCATCTGAAACGGTTAACCCCCATCAGGGCGTCAACCTTCGATCCTACACAGCTCTCCAAAAGCAGTTAATGGCTTACCAAAAATTCTGGATTGATTATGTCACTGAACAAGTATGCCCGAGGTTTCCAGGAATGCCTCCTCCGGATCCCTCTCAGATTCAGTTTCCATTTCTGCCATTATCTTCTGAGGCAACATCTGATGATGAACAATCTGGTTCTTAA